One part of the Mangrovibacillus cuniculi genome encodes these proteins:
- a CDS encoding vitamin B12-dependent ribonucleotide reductase, producing MTVVENRIQTVNVEKLNQDIEQFPQVYPITKDMKITHSGVSRLVMLDRYSFKDTAKTTLSPGDFVVLTVKDDPKFPARGVGFVQDINWDTRTATIWIEEEYRGALTGEQQESGIIEKSIDSLDKPLEIYYEQIALRNATGLSSVEKSNELQEKWKKKFYEELSSMNFVPAGRVLYGAGAQTDVTYFNCYVMPYVQDSREGISEHRKQVMEIMSRGGGVGTNGSTLRPRNTLARGVNGKSSGSVSWLDDIAKLTHLVEQGGSRRGAQMIMLADWHPDIIEFIISKMQNPRILRFLIETTNDSYIRKLAEEKLSFTPLTPTENAMYQGIANFANVPGNGGFDPKVIQHAVEKLQDGGSYTVQNPEFLTGANISVCLTDDFMEAVEKDKMYELRFPHVENYSKEEMEIYNKEWHEVGDVREWEKRGLAVRTYRSIKAKELWNLINICATYSAEPGIFFIDNANEKTNAKSYGQHVVATNPCGEQPLAPYSVCNLAAINLANMVDKGAKAVDLEKLKSTVRTGVRMQDNVIDATPYFLEENKKQALGERRVGLGVMGLADLLIYCELEYGSPEGNRLVDKVFETIAVAAYEASVELAKEKGSFPFLNGESEEEAKIIRSRFIESGFMKQMPESVRESILEHGIRNSHLLTVAPTGSTGTMVGVATGLEPYFSFSYFRSGRLGKFIEVKAAIAKEYMDRHPEATELPEWFKSAMELSPEAHADVQCIIQRWIDSSISKTVNAPKGYTVEQVQKVYERLYQGGAKGGTVYVDGSRDAQVLTLKAEDNTFDESNGVSNVARKQVAAATEEVVIGSEVGDTCPVCREGEVMELGGCNTCNSCGAQLKCGL from the coding sequence ATGACAGTTGTCGAAAATCGTATTCAAACAGTAAATGTGGAAAAGTTAAACCAAGATATTGAGCAATTTCCACAAGTGTATCCAATTACAAAAGATATGAAGATTACGCATAGTGGAGTATCTCGTCTAGTTATGTTAGATCGTTATTCTTTTAAAGATACAGCGAAGACAACTTTATCCCCTGGTGATTTTGTCGTGTTAACAGTTAAAGATGATCCAAAATTTCCTGCTCGCGGAGTAGGTTTTGTGCAAGATATAAATTGGGATACGAGAACGGCGACTATCTGGATAGAAGAGGAGTATCGAGGAGCTCTGACTGGAGAACAGCAAGAATCAGGTATTATAGAGAAGTCAATTGATTCATTGGATAAACCGTTAGAAATTTATTACGAACAGATTGCTCTTCGTAATGCAACGGGTCTTTCTTCGGTTGAAAAATCAAATGAATTGCAAGAGAAGTGGAAAAAGAAGTTTTACGAAGAATTATCATCGATGAATTTTGTACCAGCTGGGAGAGTATTATACGGAGCAGGAGCACAGACAGATGTAACGTACTTCAACTGCTATGTCATGCCTTATGTGCAAGATTCTCGTGAAGGAATTTCTGAGCATCGTAAGCAAGTAATGGAAATTATGAGTCGTGGTGGTGGAGTTGGAACAAATGGTTCTACTTTAAGACCAAGAAACACTTTAGCTAGAGGCGTTAACGGTAAATCATCTGGTTCCGTTTCATGGTTAGATGATATTGCTAAATTAACTCATTTAGTAGAACAAGGTGGCTCCAGACGAGGAGCACAAATGATTATGCTTGCAGATTGGCATCCAGATATTATTGAATTTATTATTTCAAAAATGCAAAATCCTCGTATTTTACGATTCCTAATTGAAACAACGAACGATTCTTACATTCGTAAATTAGCAGAAGAAAAACTCTCGTTTACTCCATTAACACCAACGGAAAATGCAATGTACCAAGGTATTGCTAACTTTGCAAACGTACCTGGAAACGGTGGATTTGATCCAAAAGTGATACAGCATGCAGTGGAGAAACTACAAGACGGTGGAAGTTACACGGTACAGAATCCTGAATTTTTAACTGGTGCCAATATTTCTGTTTGTTTAACAGATGATTTTATGGAAGCTGTTGAAAAAGATAAAATGTATGAACTGCGTTTCCCTCATGTAGAAAATTATTCTAAAGAAGAAATGGAAATCTACAATAAGGAATGGCATGAAGTTGGAGACGTTCGAGAATGGGAAAAACGTGGACTTGCTGTTCGTACGTATCGATCCATTAAGGCGAAAGAGCTGTGGAATTTAATTAACATTTGTGCAACGTACTCTGCTGAGCCAGGAATCTTCTTCATTGATAATGCGAATGAAAAAACAAATGCTAAGAGCTACGGACAACATGTAGTAGCGACAAATCCTTGTGGTGAGCAACCTCTTGCGCCATACTCGGTTTGTAACTTAGCAGCTATAAACCTAGCGAATATGGTGGACAAAGGTGCAAAAGCAGTAGACTTAGAAAAGCTTAAATCTACTGTGCGTACAGGAGTGCGTATGCAAGATAATGTCATTGATGCTACTCCGTATTTCTTGGAGGAAAATAAGAAGCAAGCACTAGGTGAAAGACGTGTAGGCTTAGGCGTAATGGGTCTTGCAGATCTACTAATTTATTGTGAGCTAGAGTATGGGTCCCCGGAAGGTAACCGATTAGTAGATAAAGTTTTTGAAACAATTGCAGTTGCTGCATATGAAGCGTCGGTTGAACTGGCCAAGGAAAAAGGGAGCTTCCCGTTCTTAAATGGTGAATCGGAAGAGGAAGCGAAAATTATCCGTTCTCGCTTTATTGAATCTGGATTTATGAAGCAAATGCCAGAGTCTGTTCGTGAATCTATTTTAGAGCATGGTATTCGCAATTCTCACTTACTTACAGTCGCGCCGACTGGTTCGACAGGAACAATGGTGGGAGTAGCAACAGGTTTAGAACCGTACTTCTCTTTCTCTTATTTCCGTAGTGGAAGATTAGGCAAATTTATTGAAGTAAAAGCTGCCATAGCGAAAGAGTATATGGATAGACATCCAGAAGCAACAGAGCTTCCAGAGTGGTTTAAATCTGCTATGGAACTTTCGCCAGAAGCTCATGCGGATGTGCAATGTATTATCCAACGATGGATCGACAGCTCTATCTCTAAGACGGTGAATGCTCCAAAAGGCTATACAGTAGAGCAAGTACAAAAAGTATATGAGCGCTTGTATCAAGGTGGAGCAAAAGGTGGAACGGTGTATGTGGATGGAAGTCGTGATGCGCAAGTTCTTACGTTAAAAGCAGAAGATAATACGTTTGATGAAAGCAATGGTGTTAGTAATGTTGCTAGAAAACAAGTAGCGGCTGCAACGGAAGAAGTGGTGATTGGTTCCGAAGTTGGCGACACTTGTCCGGTGTGTCGTGAAGGGGAAGTAATGGAACTAGGTGGCTGCAATACTTGTAACAGTTGTGGTGCTCAGTTGAAGTGTGGATTGTAA
- a CDS encoding lipoate--protein ligase family protein produces the protein MTKEIWAFIDSGDRSPSYNMALDEALLEWHSKGEIPPVVRFYGWNPPTLSIGYFQKAEKEIDLEKVKELGLGFVRRPTGGRGVLHEHELTYSVIVSEEHPEMPKTVTEAYRVISEGILKGFHALGMEAYFAIPRTDEEKNSLKNPRSSVCFDAPSWYELVVEGRKVAGSAQTRQKGVILQHGSILLDLDEDKLFSCFIYSNERVKERMRQAFRKKAVAISQLTDRNITIHEAKEAFHKGFEEGLNIELKPYVLTDEQEAYVEKLAKERYESDEWNYRR, from the coding sequence TTGACAAAAGAAATTTGGGCATTTATTGATTCTGGAGATCGCTCTCCCTCTTATAATATGGCATTAGATGAGGCACTTTTAGAGTGGCACAGCAAAGGAGAGATTCCTCCAGTGGTCCGATTCTACGGTTGGAATCCTCCTACGCTTTCCATTGGTTATTTTCAAAAAGCTGAAAAAGAAATAGATTTGGAAAAAGTAAAAGAATTAGGTCTTGGATTTGTTCGTCGTCCGACAGGTGGAAGAGGTGTTCTTCATGAGCATGAATTAACATATTCTGTCATTGTATCTGAAGAACATCCAGAGATGCCTAAGACTGTTACGGAAGCGTATCGAGTTATTTCAGAAGGAATTCTAAAAGGGTTTCATGCACTTGGAATGGAAGCTTACTTTGCTATTCCAAGAACGGATGAAGAAAAAAATAGTTTGAAGAATCCTCGTTCTTCTGTATGCTTTGATGCTCCTTCTTGGTATGAATTAGTGGTAGAAGGAAGAAAAGTAGCAGGTAGTGCACAAACAAGACAAAAAGGAGTAATCCTTCAACATGGATCAATCCTTTTAGACTTAGATGAGGATAAATTATTTAGTTGTTTTATCTACTCTAATGAACGTGTAAAAGAAAGAATGCGCCAAGCATTTCGTAAAAAAGCAGTAGCTATAAGTCAATTAACCGATCGTAACATTACGATACACGAAGCGAAAGAAGCATTTCACAAAGGATTTGAAGAAGGCTTAAATATTGAATTAAAGCCATACGTTTTAACAGACGAGCAAGAAGCATATGTAGAAAAACTAGCAAAAGAAAGATACGAATCAGATGAATGGAATTACCGAAGATAG
- a CDS encoding rhodanese-like domain-containing protein — MESLYVLFIILGAIISYSLYTYFKQKRILKPLTEEEFRQGYRKAQLIDVRETKEHEGGHIWGSRNIPVSQFRTRAQEIRPDQPVYLYCQNGIRSGRAAQLLYKKGHRELYHLKGGFRTWTGKVKKK; from the coding sequence ATGGAAAGTTTATATGTACTATTTATAATTTTAGGAGCAATTATCTCGTATTCACTTTATACGTATTTTAAACAAAAACGTATATTGAAACCGTTGACAGAAGAAGAGTTTCGTCAAGGGTATCGTAAAGCTCAATTGATTGATGTTCGTGAAACAAAAGAACATGAAGGCGGACACATTTGGGGTTCTCGAAATATACCGGTATCTCAATTCCGTACTCGTGCACAAGAAATTCGTCCAGACCAACCTGTATACTTATATTGTCAAAACGGGATTAGAAGCGGTCGAGCTGCACAACTTCTATATAAAAAAGGACATCGTGAACTTTACCATTTAAAAGGCGGCTTCCGTACTTGGACTGGTAAGGTGAAGAAGAAATAA